Part of the Vigna unguiculata cultivar IT97K-499-35 chromosome 3, ASM411807v1, whole genome shotgun sequence genome, tacatacatacatatatatatatgtgtgtatatgtatgtatgtatacataattatatatatatatatatatgtatatatatatatatgattatgtacatacatatacatatatatatatatatatatataattatgtatacatacatacatatacatacatatatatatatataattatgtatacatacatacatacatatatatatatatatatatatatatataaagagttGGAGAAAGCCAAGAAATAATAATGAAGTCATTCAAGAGCgatgaaagtaaatacaattTTACAATCATTGATAACTGATGGACATGTTAACTTCATCGTCCCTTATATGCTGTTGGTCACTTTTTGAACCCAAAGTTCTTTTATTCCAACCCAGATATGGAATATTATTTGGAAGTTACAAATGGATTATATGATTGCAGCAAGAGGTTGGTGCCAAGTAAAGATgtgcaacaaaaaatttaattgagttgTCTCTTTATAAGAGTGCAAATGGGCTCTTTGGTGATGATTTTTCCAAAGAATCAAGGAAGACCACAACCCTAGGTTAGACACTTaaacactttttaaattgtGCTAAGATATAATGCTTACATTCTAAGTTAATTTTATGACTATGTAACTCAATGGTGGAAGAATTATAGGCATGCAACTCCCAATTTACAAAAGCTAGCAATCAAGATTTTAAGTTTGACATGTAGTTCATCGGGATGTGAGTGAAATTGGAGTGTTTTTTAGCAAGTAATGAGACATTaatcatttcattattattattattattatcatatttgtaaagtgtagaaagaaattaattcacaTATTACTTATTCATAATGAAAAGATTCATTCAAAGAAAAGGAATAGGCTGGATCACAAAAGATTGCATGATTTGGTTTACATAAAGTATAATCAACAACTTGCTCAAAAGATACGATATTAGGGATGAAATAGACCCTATTCTATTGAATGACATTAATGAATATAATGAGTGGTTAATGGGAGAAGTTGATGATGATAACGATAATGAAGAAGGGGTAATTAGTTGATTTTTTATGATGATCCCACTCTTAATCGGGAACCTGTTATGAAGCTTCAGGTATCGAAAAACCAGTAGTTTATACACGGAGATAAGAAACTAATAAAAGAAAGCAACCATCAAGTAGTGATATTGTAATTGGATTTTCCCATGTTTCTAAGAAAGGTCCAAGTGCAACTCTAACTCGAACACAAACCAAGAAGGTTAATGAGAAGACTCAAATTCAAGTTCAAAATGAATTGTGTGATAACTTTAATTCCGAGTTTGAAAGATTACTTAACTTTGACAAGAGTCTCTCAGAAGGGGAAGATGAAGAAAGATATGCACCATTTGAGGATAACATTGAAGACaattatattgtaattaaaGAAGAATCTGATGATTAGAAAGAAacttaatacatttattttatgatttattgatattttatattttgaactttaaatttatgGTGTTTTCATATGAtgttattaattgaatttttagaCATATTATcattactttttcattaaaaattatgtgacggcattattactttttaccaaaatatttttgtcataacCTATTAAGATTTtcattataactttataaagatttttttatcatcaatatttttccttatccgatatcaataataatagtgGTCCAAATGCATTATTAATCccactttgtttatttttatggaagtaattgaaatttgttaaattattcGGTCTAACTTTTAcctagagaaaaaaaatcattatataagaaataatactcgcaaaaaattaatgtttctaTTCTCTCTATATGGTAAAGACTTTGGATGTAGAGCTTTGATTGATCCATAAACTTTTCATTCTCAGtttatggtttttattttattttaattttatttatctaatttagATGAAATGAAGAGATTTAGAAGGAGAGGAATAAAGACTACAAACATTTCAGGATCCGAAAACAAAGGAACTATGTGGGTATGAGttctgaaattttatttttgtctctttATTTTGGGAATCTCTTTGTTTCgcttttgtttgtgttttggtTCCTTCCTTCTGATTCTGAGACAGGAGAAGGAAGAACTGCCGAGGAATCCAAGTTCCTCGCAGGAACGGCGATTCCTCTTTCGTGCTTTTTAAACTTTCTCCCTCTCAGGTTTCCTTTTTATCTCTCtatctcacattttttttatgaatcacAAATAACGATCATGACCCTTCTCTGTTACGTTCTCTGTGTTTCTGTTTCAACCCTGTGATCCTACTCAATTCCTTCATGCATGCATGCCTTCCCAGTGCAATCTTTCTATTATTTTCGCCTTATATTTTCAATGATAGCTAAGTGGCGTGAAATTATTTTAGAGAAAacacattgaataaaaaagtCTGAAGGAATCAAACTGGGCTGAGTAATAGCACGCACAATGAAGTTTGGTCTAAAATTGTTGACACTGATTAactctggatttttgttttctctcctTCAGGAACTTATTAATGAATAGTATATTTTCAACTCTATATTCATTCTTCAGGTTTTATCAAAAGAAGGTGATCACTGTTTTACCATGGATCGAGGTCCATGTCAAATATAGAAGTAGgtgcattatatatatatatatatatatatatatatatatatatatatatatatatatatatatctagcAGATTAGGGGTGAGAAACGATCTATTTGTGCATCGTCCATCCAGTTCATGCACTAATAAATTCATCGATCTATCACTGGGCCTGAATTCATTATAAGTTGACAACAATGATTGGGGGATTTGTACAAAGAGTCATCGGAGGCTGTGCCTCCAATCCAAACAGGAAGAGGAACAATATCcataaaagagaaaagaaacatTTTAGGAAACGCAAGGGAAATGTTTCCACTTCACCCGCTGCCTTGCCTGTGAGAAGGCCTAGCAATGCTGGAAGCCGTGTGGGAGACTTTCCTTTTTCTGACTCTATGGACTTTGAGAAGGGTGCTCCAGCCACTTGCCTCAAATCTGATGTTTCTAACAAAAACTTTTATCAAAGTCATAGCAAAAAACATCTCAATGGTATGTTTTTTCTCTCCCTCCCTCCCTCCTTGGAATGAAAGCAGTTAAGAGATATGAGACTTGTAGTATATTGTTTTGGTGCGATTTATGATTCTATTTTGCTCTTGGAGAAGTTTTGAAGATGTTCTGATGGAATTGGATTTGTGTGGTGGACATAGATTACTTTGATAGTAATGATGATCTATTATATTTTGCAGGAAAAAACAATGAGGATGCCTGGTTTGATTCAGTTAGCATTATAGAGTCTGAATCCGATGACGATTTCATTAGTGTACTCGGAGGTGATGCATTTATATCATGAATTTGTCACTAATTTATCATTGTTACTTTGTTATGCTCATgaaatttctctttttctttctttgtggCCAACAGATTGTTTTCCCTTTGTTAGTAATGCTTTGGGAAGTGCCCCGAACGCTCAGCTTGAAGATGAATCATACTTTGCAGATTCAGGATGTAATGAAAGCTCCATTAAAGGTAGTAACAATAAGAATGCATTCTGTGTATGTACAAAGAAAACAGCAACAGGCAGATTCCATGCTTTCTGTGAATAAGAAATCCTTTGATGAAACTTTTAGTGGTTGTCGGGAATATTTCACTATTCAGATCTTTATTTCTTGAAAATcttaaaacatataataattattgtctTAAAGCTTTGGAGCTTTCCTTGTTCAACCATGACAATGTAATCTGTATTTAATTCAACTGAACAATTGTCTTTTCTTAGCTATTATTTGGTCTGGTCAAAgcactaaaatattaaaaaaatatgatgatatAAGCTATCTATGTATCTAGACCTAGAGGacttataataacaataaatgagTGAATGGGCAGGTGCATCCGAGAGATTGTATCGTCCAAGAGCTGGGCTTCAGATTCTACATACAGCTCAAGAGAAGCCATGCCCTGGTTCCTGGTCCGTGGTTTCACCTTCAGTTTTCAGCCTCCGTGGAGAGAATTATTTCAGGCATGTCAGCAAATTTTATCggtcaatcttttttttatgttatgcAATCTATATCCATTAATCATTTGATTTCCTTTTGGTTTAGCTTGATACTGTTAACTTCTTTTATACAGAGATAAGCAGAAGTGTCCTGCTCCAGGTTTTAGCCCTTATGAACCAATAGGTGTTGATTTATTTGCCTGTCCCCGGAAGATAAATCACATTGCTAAGCATCTTGATCTTCCGCCTCTAAAAGAACATGAGAACGTGCCTTCCCTTCTAATTGTTAATATACAGGTTCACTCTCCATCTCAAACCACATATTGCTCCTTCTGAACTCAATCAACTGATAACTTCACCTTAACTAGGTTTTGTGGATATTGACACATTGTGTTTCTGTTTGAACAACGTACAAGAATGCTACATAGCTCAATTAtgttccttttctttttgtctCAGTTGCCAACATATCCTGCTAGAGTGTTCCTTGGTGATGCTGATGGCGAAGGCTTGAGccttgtattatattttaaattgtctgAGAATTTTGATACAGATACTTCTCCACACTTTCAGGAGAGCATCAAGGTATTTATTTCTTCTCGTTAATAATTGCATCTTTTGAATCCCAAATCTGTATGCTTACAGTAATTTTCCTCTAAAAGGAATTTTcaagtaaaaaaaatctttaaccGTTCACAGCTTTCTTAATTTGCTTCCTGGACTATAGAATTTCAACATTTCATTGGATTGTATCATATTAAATAGTTCTTTCCCTACCATCAAATGATCCCTGATTTAGAGTATTAGACTTTGTTTCCAGTGGTTGATTACCCTCATGATATATAACCCAGTTATCAACGTTCTATAAATTCTTGGTTTTAGTAGTAGTAGTATAGAATGTCTACATAGTTTTGCTGCAGCGGCTCCCACTTGGCTACTTTACTTTTTTCAGTTTGTTAACAGTATTGTTTTCACAGAGACTAATAGATGAAGAGATGGAAAAGGTGAAAGGCTTTGCAAAGGAAAACTTGGTTCCCTTTGGTGAAAGGCTAAAAATTTTGGCTGGGGTAGTTAATCCAGAGGACCTTGAGCTAAATTCTGCAGAGAA contains:
- the LOC114176969 gene encoding uncharacterized protein LOC114176969, with amino-acid sequence MIGGFVQRVIGGCASNPNRKRNNIHKREKKHFRKRKGNVSTSPAALPVRRPSNAGSRVGDFPFSDSMDFEKGAPATCLKSDVSNKNFYQSHSKKHLNGKNNEDAWFDSVSIIESESDDDFISVLGDCFPFVSNALGSAPNAQLEDESYFADSGCNESSIKGASERLYRPRAGLQILHTAQEKPCPGSWSVVSPSVFSLRGENYFRDKQKCPAPGFSPYEPIGVDLFACPRKINHIAKHLDLPPLKEHENVPSLLIVNIQLPTYPARVFLGDADGEGLSLVLYFKLSENFDTDTSPHFQESIKRLIDEEMEKVKGFAKENLVPFGERLKILAGVVNPEDLELNSAEKKLIHSYNGKPVLSRPQHSFFKGHNYFEIDLDIHRFSFISRKALDSLRDRTKNVVLNLGLTIQAQKQEELPEQVLCCLRLNKIDFVNHGQIPTIVALDDN